One part of the Aurantibacillus circumpalustris genome encodes these proteins:
- a CDS encoding FKBP-type peptidyl-prolyl cis-trans isomerase — protein sequence MIISEDKAVSVNYYLTASKNNEPEQLIEETSAEHPFVFLFGYGSVLPDFETSLSGKQKGDKFDFRISSKNGYGDFEKDYVVKIDKAAFEVDGKFDDARVKVGQDLEMSDAEGNPLMGRVLSINEKEVEMDFNHPLAGHDLHFIGEVLDVREATQEELDHGHVHGPGGHHH from the coding sequence ATGATTATTTCAGAAGACAAAGCAGTTTCAGTTAACTACTACTTAACTGCAAGTAAAAACAACGAACCTGAACAATTAATTGAAGAAACAAGTGCAGAGCATCCTTTTGTGTTTCTGTTTGGTTACGGAAGCGTGCTGCCAGACTTTGAAACAAGTCTTAGCGGTAAACAAAAAGGCGATAAATTTGATTTTAGAATTAGTTCTAAAAATGGGTATGGCGATTTTGAAAAAGATTACGTGGTAAAAATTGATAAAGCTGCATTTGAAGTTGATGGAAAGTTTGATGATGCGCGTGTAAAAGTTGGTCAGGATCTGGAAATGAGTGATGCAGAAGGTAATCCTTTAATGGGGCGTGTATTAAGCATCAATGAAAAAGAAGTTGAAATGGATTTTAATCATCCTTTAGCAGGACATGATTTACATTTTATAGGTGAAGTTTTAGATGTGCGCGAAGCTACTCAAGAAGAACTAGATCATGGCCATGTTCATGGGCCAGGTGGACATCATCACTAA
- a CDS encoding thioredoxin domain-containing protein encodes MSISPNKTPNSLIHETSPYLLQHAYNPVNWLPFGDKAFEIAKKENKPVLISIGYSACHWCHVMEHESFEDMQVAELMNKHFINIKVDREERSDVDMLYMQAVQLMTGQGGWPLNCFVLPDGRPFYGGTYFNKNQWLNILQNLSDIYTKDPTKVNEYATELTNGIKQSELITTKNKSEVIFNKTILKESVAKWKERMDNENGGPNRAPKFPLPSNYQFLLRYSLLEKDKGIQDHVELTLQKMAFGGIYDQLRGGFSRYSTDMLWKVPHFEKMLYDNSQLVSLYSEAYTLTKNELYKEIAVETLDFVEKEWLTKEGAFYSAYDADSDGEEGKYYVWNELDLKDLLGKDYELFSNYYLINDTGYWEHGNYILMRSENLASLLVKFNLNKEEVTEKINACKAILKQEAKSRIMPGLDDKSITSWNAMMCSAFAKAYLSFGDENYKNIALRSINFILNTLSLPDGKLLRTYKNGESKIDGFLEDYAFTIEALINCYLISQDEKYLNKAKSMTEFTLEAFKNKDSDLLYYTNNGSSALIAKTTETSDNVIPASNSQMAINLYQLGIYFEKNEWVEKAERMLNNFVEEFKNYGAGYSNWGCLALNLTYPFKEVAIVGNNVNEKLRQLYERGITNAIFAVHAEASDLPLVKDRFVNGKTLFYVCENKACKLPVTSVEETVHLLD; translated from the coding sequence ATGTCTATAAGTCCAAATAAAACACCGAACAGTCTCATTCATGAAACCAGTCCGTATTTATTGCAACATGCTTATAACCCGGTAAACTGGCTTCCCTTTGGCGATAAGGCCTTTGAAATTGCAAAAAAAGAAAATAAACCAGTTCTAATTAGCATTGGTTATAGTGCCTGCCATTGGTGCCATGTTATGGAGCACGAAAGTTTTGAAGATATGCAGGTGGCAGAGCTTATGAATAAACACTTCATCAACATTAAGGTTGATCGTGAAGAACGAAGCGATGTGGATATGTTATATATGCAAGCAGTTCAATTAATGACAGGACAAGGAGGTTGGCCATTGAATTGCTTTGTTCTTCCAGATGGCAGACCATTTTATGGAGGAACCTATTTCAATAAAAATCAATGGTTAAATATTCTACAAAATCTTTCTGACATTTATACAAAGGACCCTACAAAGGTAAACGAGTATGCTACAGAGTTAACAAATGGCATTAAACAATCTGAGTTAATAACTACGAAAAATAAGTCCGAAGTAATCTTTAATAAAACCATTCTTAAGGAGAGTGTTGCGAAATGGAAAGAACGCATGGATAATGAAAACGGAGGGCCTAATCGAGCACCAAAATTCCCTTTGCCTTCTAATTACCAGTTTTTACTTCGCTATTCTTTACTTGAAAAAGATAAGGGAATACAAGATCATGTTGAACTCACGCTTCAGAAGATGGCTTTTGGTGGCATTTACGATCAACTTCGAGGTGGGTTTTCACGATACAGCACAGATATGTTGTGGAAAGTTCCTCATTTTGAAAAAATGCTTTATGATAATTCTCAACTTGTATCGTTGTATAGTGAAGCTTATACACTTACTAAAAACGAATTATACAAAGAGATTGCGGTAGAAACATTAGATTTTGTTGAAAAAGAATGGCTCACAAAAGAGGGCGCGTTTTATTCTGCTTATGATGCCGACAGCGATGGCGAAGAAGGGAAATATTATGTTTGGAATGAACTCGATTTAAAAGACCTTCTTGGTAAAGATTACGAGCTTTTTTCAAATTATTATTTGATTAACGATACTGGTTATTGGGAACATGGCAATTATATTTTAATGCGTTCAGAAAATTTAGCCAGTCTTTTAGTGAAATTTAATCTTAACAAAGAAGAGGTCACCGAAAAAATTAATGCTTGTAAAGCTATTCTAAAACAAGAAGCAAAATCACGCATTATGCCGGGCTTGGATGATAAAAGCATTACATCCTGGAATGCTATGATGTGCAGTGCCTTTGCAAAGGCCTATCTTTCTTTTGGTGATGAAAACTACAAAAACATAGCCTTACGTTCCATCAATTTTATTCTAAACACGCTTTCGCTTCCAGATGGAAAACTGTTGCGCACCTATAAAAATGGAGAATCGAAAATTGATGGGTTTTTAGAAGATTATGCATTCACCATTGAAGCGCTAATTAATTGTTATCTCATCAGTCAAGACGAAAAGTACTTAAACAAAGCAAAAAGTATGACTGAATTTACGCTTGAAGCATTTAAAAATAAGGACAGTGATCTTTTGTATTACACAAACAATGGCTCTTCCGCGCTTATTGCTAAAACCACTGAAACAAGTGACAATGTTATACCCGCATCTAATTCCCAAATGGCAATAAATCTTTATCAATTGGGTATTTATTTTGAAAAAAATGAATGGGTTGAAAAAGCCGAGCGCATGCTCAACAATTTTGTTGAAGAATTTAAAAATTATGGCGCTGGCTATAGCAATTGGGGCTGTTTAGCACTTAATTTAACATATCCATTTAAAGAAGTTGCCATTGTTGGTAACAATGTTAATGAAAAGTTACGCCAGCTTTACGAACGAGGCATAACAAATGCGATTTTCGCAGTACATGCTGAAGCATCTGATTTACCATTGGTTAAAGACAGGTTTGTAAATGGAAAAACACTTTTTTACGTTTGCGAAAACAAAGCCTGCAAACTACCGGTTACATCAGTTGAAGAAACAGTACACTTACTTGATTAA
- the cdaA gene encoding diadenylate cyclase CdaA has product MKNLNFIHFISFGITDAIDIFLVAIILYLAYNLVKGTSAIKIFVGLALIYFAYIVIKAFDLKLLSSILGKFVNVGVIAVMIVFQQEIRKFLLYIGSNEFIRNKNWRSIFKFSETVSETSIRLDFDALVDACFNMSSNKTGALIIVARKSDLKFFIATGEVLDAGMSSRMLENIFFKNSPLHDGAVIVEDNRIVAARCVLPVTERENFPAHLGMRHRAAVGVTENTDCLAIAVSEQTGSVSLILHGEIKSDLTRDKLLYLLEKNTKHLN; this is encoded by the coding sequence GTGAAGAATTTAAATTTTATTCATTTTATTTCTTTTGGTATCACCGATGCTATCGATATTTTTTTAGTAGCCATCATTCTTTATTTGGCATACAACCTTGTAAAGGGTACATCGGCTATCAAAATTTTTGTTGGATTAGCACTTATTTACTTTGCGTATATTGTAATTAAAGCCTTTGATCTAAAGTTGCTCTCGTCAATTCTAGGGAAGTTTGTCAACGTGGGAGTGATAGCAGTGATGATCGTTTTTCAACAAGAAATTCGCAAGTTTCTACTTTATATTGGATCAAACGAATTTATAAGAAATAAAAACTGGAGGAGTATTTTTAAATTTAGTGAAACGGTTTCTGAAACCAGCATTCGTTTAGATTTTGACGCCTTAGTGGATGCTTGTTTTAACATGAGTAGTAACAAAACGGGCGCCCTTATTATTGTAGCCCGAAAATCAGACCTTAAGTTTTTTATTGCCACTGGAGAAGTGTTAGACGCAGGAATGAGTAGCCGAATGCTCGAAAACATTTTTTTTAAGAACTCTCCGTTGCACGATGGTGCAGTAATTGTAGAAGACAACCGAATTGTTGCCGCGCGTTGTGTTTTACCAGTCACCGAACGTGAAAATTTTCCGGCTCACCTGGGAATGCGTCACCGTGCCGCTGTTGGAGTTACCGAAAATACCGATTGTCTTGCTATTGCAGTGAGTGAACAAACAGGCTCTGTTTCTTTAATACTTCACGGAGAAATAAAATCAGACCTAACGAGGGATAAATTACTGTATTTGTTGGAAAAAAACACCAAGCACCTCAATTAA
- a CDS encoding efflux RND transporter periplasmic adaptor subunit — translation MKRIYWIIIIGILAVGAIVVVQVLKGNKPTEVYTEAAQIRSIVEVVSATGKIQPETELKISSDVSGEITEMLVKEGDQVKKGTLLCRIRPDLYVSAYDRVNASVNTTKANLKTAQAQLLQAKANLLNSETVYNRNKKLLEQNAISQQDFDALKAQYEGAKANVSALEAGVNASQFTIESSEASLKEANSNLEKTYIYSPVDATISKLSVEKGERVMGVNGLSGTEIMRLANLNEMEVSVEVNENDIIKVHKNDTAIIEVDAYMDKKFKGIVSEIANSSNATGISVDQVTNFVVKVRMLRESYGYLINERNLIPFRPGMSASVDIQTRRVNKVVSIPIQAVTTRNKDSLDSKMDGDERRRIEVKNEIEEKEAASLKKEVKIKEYVFVLENEQIKQVEVKTGIQDNDYIEIISGIKQKDVIICGPYSAVSKNLTEKTKVKVVKKEDLYKTDK, via the coding sequence ATGAAAAGAATTTATTGGATTATTATTATTGGAATACTTGCTGTAGGTGCTATTGTGGTAGTGCAAGTGTTAAAGGGAAATAAACCAACAGAAGTTTATACTGAAGCGGCGCAGATAAGAAGCATCGTAGAAGTGGTTTCTGCAACAGGGAAAATTCAACCGGAAACTGAATTAAAAATCAGTAGCGATGTTAGTGGTGAAATCACTGAAATGCTTGTTAAGGAAGGCGATCAGGTTAAAAAAGGTACTTTGCTTTGCCGCATTCGTCCCGACCTTTACGTAAGCGCATACGATCGAGTGAATGCATCTGTTAACACCACAAAGGCAAATTTAAAAACAGCACAAGCTCAGTTATTACAGGCAAAGGCAAATTTATTAAACAGTGAAACTGTTTATAACCGTAATAAAAAATTACTGGAACAAAATGCTATTTCACAACAAGATTTTGATGCCCTTAAGGCCCAATACGAAGGGGCCAAGGCAAATGTATCGGCGTTAGAGGCAGGCGTAAATGCTAGTCAGTTTACCATCGAAAGTAGTGAAGCTTCCTTAAAAGAAGCGAATAGTAATTTGGAAAAAACCTATATCTACTCTCCGGTTGATGCAACTATCTCAAAGTTAAGTGTAGAAAAAGGTGAACGTGTAATGGGTGTAAATGGTTTAAGTGGAACTGAAATTATGCGTCTTGCGAATCTCAATGAAATGGAAGTAAGTGTTGAAGTAAATGAAAACGACATTATCAAAGTCCATAAAAATGATACTGCCATTATTGAGGTTGATGCCTACATGGATAAAAAATTTAAAGGTATTGTAAGCGAGATAGCTAACTCGTCAAATGCAACCGGAATTTCTGTAGATCAGGTAACAAATTTTGTTGTAAAAGTTAGAATGCTAAGAGAATCCTACGGATATTTAATAAACGAACGAAATCTTATACCTTTTCGTCCAGGTATGAGTGCCAGTGTGGATATTCAAACACGAAGAGTTAACAAGGTTGTAAGTATACCAATACAGGCAGTTACCACACGCAATAAAGATTCGTTAGACTCGAAAATGGATGGTGATGAAAGAAGAAGGATAGAAGTGAAAAACGAGATAGAAGAAAAAGAAGCGGCCTCTTTAAAAAAAGAAGTTAAAATAAAAGAATACGTTTTTGTTCTTGAAAACGAACAAATAAAGCAAGTTGAAGTAAAAACTGGAATTCAGGATAATGATTATATTGAAATCATTTCCGGCATTAAACAAAAAGACGTAATTATTTGTGGACCTTATAGCGCGGTATCTAAAAATTTAACCGAAAAAACTAAGGTAAAAGTGGTGAAAAAAGAAGACCTTTATAAAACGGATAAATAA
- a CDS encoding T9SS type B sorting domain-containing protein, with the protein MKIWLKYIFSLYLLLSCIDSVGQSITCPSPYLYYQGTTHLMAYDPSAPSSTSNPVSTGIPVLPGAAGITFMPSINGGTLSPTFYVTKLSDYYYWDGQSWVNTGHSTGSTAANIGGCGGAIYNFSPPNSIYVYFGTSSSTLLTTIPAGPSYDIVTDCSCNFYILNAFDQTLVKYNPLGIIVNTYSLVGLPQTNGLAGFAIIGNDVYYQGLTAFYKGVIGTGSSISFSTTSIPILSVDDFASCPFTPSVTSGTLSVPSIICPGETTTISATTTVSPVSYSWSGPGIIGATNGSIITASVAGVYTCIINSSGCPFGPGSYTAAVNGSQCLTVTNTSITCASLGSATVVSTASGGPFSYTWMPTGQTGSVATGLNPGTYTINVFDFSNNITYTASTIFTSLIPLTGSLNAATSISCNGASTATALVTNFAGGSGSETYLWVNSVSSTTYNSPCPLLGAGIWSVIVTDALTGCQIKESFYISQPLPFNLVLSSSSPTACVGNSVTLSGQNSGGTPFLNGAGYTYSWTSGSASSVHVVSQALAGTSVYTLNSLDSLNCLATQTIGIDFIETVLTVSDVSICPLTVGTLTVSGATSYTWASTTFSLTGITFTDSPMTNTQYTVLGTALGCTATATASIILKQPPNPFVTSNSPRCDGDNLAFTAYGGVSYLWNGPSSFSSGLQNPNINPVSVNNAGVYNLTVTAVNGCTASLTQTMLVNPTPTLSAAGATICTSQTLNLSANSTATTFLWTGPQSFTSSLQNPFITNPVVGNTGTYTVKATSALGCTNNAIATVSVVLPPSLTAQLSSHSLCSQAFNGSPNTITLTAGGANTYSLVTVPDMFNSNPSGPVSPLSAIPPNTGIASATLSGSNGVCTVTTGLTFSIIPNPTVTISSPTPVICAGETYTYTNQGANTYTWSSATPGFTTYNNGGVAVAHPSINSVFSVFGGSLGCNSASQTSSITVNPLPQISLGPQTPTVCIGSKVNLSASGSSENYTWSPYTSLSSLTGNTVNAFPNSQQTYTVIGTLNSCTSTALITVSVVALPSPIATVVKPTICLNETITLQGFGGEIYGWQTPNTFYYEGQTVNFVANTPSYEGTYTLTVTDKNNCKASSTTSVTVYSLPGGSLLGTKMKGCVPFKSDFNYYSASPSSTAIATTWQVGSKLFSTKSFSTEFVNVGTYTITGNFIDTITYCVNTKTFVVEAYPVPVADFSFLPEKPIENLDQVIFTNNSTGEEQTKWNWYFTNNKGYISENKNTSYLFTEAGVYPIAMMVTNTWGCADTIVKAIKVEPDLSVYVPNVFTPNNDYLNDVFMPITRALKSYELLVFDRWGAKVFSTTKADEAWDGTYRGEPCKMDVYVWKISLSSVNGEMKTMTGNVMLSR; encoded by the coding sequence GTGAAGATTTGGCTCAAATATATATTTTCACTTTATTTATTGTTAAGCTGTATTGATAGTGTTGGGCAAAGTATTACTTGTCCCAGCCCATACCTATACTATCAGGGCACAACCCATCTTATGGCTTATGATCCATCAGCACCCTCATCTACTTCCAATCCTGTTAGTACTGGTATTCCTGTTTTGCCCGGAGCAGCGGGAATTACATTCATGCCCAGCATCAATGGAGGAACGTTAAGTCCAACTTTTTATGTAACTAAACTCAGTGATTATTATTACTGGGATGGGCAAAGTTGGGTTAATACAGGACATTCCACTGGATCGACGGCCGCCAATATTGGAGGATGTGGTGGAGCCATTTATAATTTTAGTCCGCCGAATTCAATCTACGTTTATTTTGGCACCAGCTCAAGTACTTTGCTCACCACTATCCCTGCCGGTCCTTCCTATGATATTGTAACAGATTGTAGTTGTAACTTTTACATTTTGAATGCCTTTGACCAAACTCTCGTAAAATATAACCCCTTGGGAATAATCGTCAACACTTATTCATTAGTAGGTTTACCTCAAACAAATGGCTTAGCAGGTTTTGCAATTATTGGAAATGATGTTTATTATCAAGGATTAACAGCCTTTTATAAAGGTGTTATTGGAACTGGATCTTCCATTAGCTTTAGCACGACATCCATTCCAATATTGTCGGTTGATGATTTTGCCTCATGTCCATTTACACCGTCTGTAACCAGTGGCACTCTTAGCGTACCCAGCATTATTTGTCCCGGTGAAACTACCACCATCAGCGCAACTACCACAGTAAGTCCTGTAAGTTATTCCTGGTCTGGTCCAGGTATCATTGGCGCAACTAATGGTTCTATTATAACAGCAAGCGTGGCGGGTGTCTATACCTGCATTATCAATTCGTCTGGCTGCCCTTTTGGTCCAGGATCTTACACGGCGGCTGTTAATGGTAGTCAATGTCTCACGGTCACAAATACTTCTATTACCTGCGCTAGTCTTGGTTCTGCAACGGTTGTGTCTACTGCAAGCGGAGGTCCCTTTTCATATACATGGATGCCTACAGGGCAAACTGGTTCAGTGGCTACGGGTCTGAACCCAGGCACTTACACCATTAACGTTTTTGATTTTTCAAATAATATAACCTATACCGCCAGCACAATTTTTACTTCCTTAATTCCTTTAACAGGAAGTTTAAATGCCGCCACAAGTATAAGCTGTAACGGTGCAAGTACTGCCACTGCCCTTGTTACAAACTTTGCCGGAGGTTCGGGTTCAGAGACTTATTTGTGGGTAAACTCTGTTTCATCAACTACTTATAATTCTCCTTGTCCTTTGCTTGGAGCTGGAATCTGGTCCGTTATTGTAACGGATGCTTTAACTGGATGTCAGATTAAGGAGTCGTTTTACATCTCCCAACCACTGCCCTTTAATTTAGTCCTTTCTTCGTCCAGCCCTACTGCTTGCGTTGGTAACAGTGTTACTTTAAGTGGACAAAATTCTGGTGGAACCCCTTTTTTAAACGGTGCAGGTTATACTTATAGCTGGACTTCTGGTTCTGCAAGTAGTGTTCACGTGGTCAGCCAGGCACTTGCGGGAACTTCTGTTTATACTTTAAATAGTTTAGATTCTTTAAACTGCCTTGCCACACAAACCATTGGGATTGATTTTATCGAAACTGTCTTGACGGTATCAGATGTTTCTATTTGTCCACTAACGGTTGGTACTTTGACGGTTTCTGGCGCTACAAGTTATACCTGGGCTTCGACTACGTTCAGCCTGACAGGCATCACTTTTACGGATAGTCCAATGACGAATACTCAGTACACTGTGCTTGGAACAGCTTTAGGTTGTACAGCTACAGCTACAGCTTCTATTATTTTAAAACAGCCGCCAAACCCTTTTGTAACTAGTAACTCTCCACGTTGCGACGGAGATAATTTAGCATTTACTGCTTATGGTGGTGTTTCTTATTTATGGAACGGACCATCTAGTTTTAGCTCAGGTTTGCAAAATCCAAACATTAATCCTGTTTCAGTAAATAATGCTGGTGTTTATAATCTTACAGTTACTGCTGTTAATGGCTGTACCGCTTCATTAACGCAAACTATGTTGGTAAATCCAACACCTACTTTAAGTGCGGCAGGGGCTACCATCTGTACTTCGCAGACATTAAATCTTTCTGCCAATTCAACGGCTACTACTTTTTTATGGACTGGTCCGCAAAGTTTTACTTCGAGTTTACAAAACCCATTTATTACAAATCCTGTTGTTGGTAACACTGGAACCTATACCGTAAAAGCTACAAGTGCACTTGGTTGCACGAATAATGCTATTGCAACTGTTAGTGTTGTTCTTCCACCTTCATTAACAGCACAGCTTAGCAGTCACTCACTTTGTTCACAGGCTTTTAATGGTTCGCCAAATACCATTACCTTAACAGCAGGCGGCGCCAATACTTATTCTTTGGTAACGGTTCCCGATATGTTTAATTCTAATCCATCTGGACCAGTTTCTCCCTTATCAGCCATTCCTCCAAACACGGGAATTGCTTCTGCTACTTTATCTGGTTCTAATGGTGTTTGTACAGTTACTACTGGACTTACTTTTTCAATCATTCCTAATCCAACAGTAACAATAAGCTCACCAACGCCTGTTATTTGTGCTGGTGAAACATATACTTACACCAACCAAGGTGCAAATACTTATACCTGGAGTTCGGCAACTCCAGGATTTACAACCTATAATAACGGTGGCGTGGCGGTTGCGCATCCAAGCATTAATTCTGTGTTCTCAGTATTTGGTGGAAGTCTGGGGTGTAACTCTGCCAGCCAGACCAGCAGCATAACGGTTAATCCTTTACCGCAAATAAGCCTTGGCCCACAAACCCCAACGGTTTGTATTGGCAGCAAAGTAAATTTAAGCGCAAGTGGCAGCAGCGAAAATTACACATGGTCGCCTTACACCAGTCTGAGTAGTTTAACAGGAAACACAGTAAATGCTTTTCCAAATAGTCAACAAACTTATACAGTAATTGGCACTTTAAATTCATGCACCAGTACTGCTTTAATAACAGTTTCGGTAGTCGCGCTTCCGAGCCCAATAGCTACAGTTGTAAAACCCACCATTTGTTTGAACGAAACAATAACCCTGCAAGGTTTCGGCGGAGAAATTTATGGCTGGCAGACACCAAACACTTTTTATTACGAAGGACAAACCGTGAATTTTGTGGCTAACACTCCATCTTATGAGGGAACTTATACTTTAACTGTTACTGATAAAAATAACTGCAAAGCTTCCTCTACAACATCTGTAACTGTTTATAGTTTGCCGGGAGGTTCTCTGTTGGGTACAAAAATGAAAGGCTGTGTACCTTTTAAATCAGATTTTAATTATTATTCTGCTTCACCTTCTTCAACAGCAATAGCAACCACTTGGCAAGTGGGTTCAAAATTGTTTAGTACAAAAAGTTTCTCAACTGAATTTGTAAACGTCGGTACTTATACCATTACTGGTAATTTTATAGATACAATCACATACTGTGTAAATACAAAAACATTTGTAGTAGAAGCCTATCCAGTTCCGGTTGCCGATTTTTCTTTCCTTCCGGAAAAACCCATCGAAAATTTAGATCAGGTTATCTTCACAAATAATTCAACAGGAGAAGAACAAACAAAGTGGAATTGGTATTTTACAAATAATAAGGGATATATCTCCGAAAATAAAAACACCTCTTATCTTTTTACTGAAGCAGGTGTTTACCCTATCGCCATGATGGTTACTAACACTTGGGGCTGTGCAGATACTATTGTGAAAGCTATAAAAGTAGAGCCAGATCTTTCCGTCTATGTACCAAATGTATTTACGCCAAATAATGATTATTTAAACGACGTATTTATGCCAATTACACGCGCTTTAAAATCATACGAACTTTTAGTTTTTGACCGTTGGGGAGCTAAAGTATTTTCAACAACAAAAGCAGATGAAGCTTGGGATGGAACATACAGAGGCGAACCGTGCAAAATGGATGTTTACGTGTGGAAAATAAGTTTATCTTCTGTAAATGGTGAGATGAAAACGATGACAGGGAATGTGATGTTGTCGCGTTAG
- the tsaB gene encoding tRNA (adenosine(37)-N6)-threonylcarbamoyltransferase complex dimerization subunit type 1 TsaB produces MAYILNIETATTVCSVSISENEKVLFFKEINEGFTHAENLHLFIQEALKSCNLLPSQLNAVSVSKGPGSYTGLRIGVSAAKGLAYALNIPLIGLSTLQIMANAAYIKQQEPGLYCPMIDARRMEVYTALYSDDLKLLSPIEALILNESSVLKFASHPKVFYFGDGMSKCKALLNQIENSRFIEGINPSVEHISQLVFNRFKEKEFEELAYFEPFYLKDFMILKKKSSI; encoded by the coding sequence TTGGCTTACATACTAAATATAGAAACTGCTACAACAGTTTGTTCTGTTTCAATTTCTGAAAATGAAAAAGTTCTTTTCTTTAAAGAAATAAATGAAGGATTTACACATGCTGAAAATTTACATCTCTTTATTCAAGAAGCCTTAAAATCATGTAATCTTCTGCCATCGCAACTAAATGCTGTTTCTGTAAGTAAAGGGCCAGGTTCCTACACCGGACTGCGCATTGGGGTTAGTGCTGCTAAGGGATTAGCCTACGCTCTAAATATACCTTTAATAGGCTTAAGTACTCTGCAAATTATGGCAAATGCGGCTTATATTAAGCAGCAAGAACCTGGGCTTTATTGCCCTATGATAGATGCTAGAAGAATGGAAGTATACACCGCTCTTTACTCGGATGATCTAAAATTATTGAGTCCCATCGAAGCGTTAATTCTTAACGAAAGTTCTGTTTTGAAGTTCGCCTCTCACCCCAAGGTGTTCTATTTTGGTGACGGCATGTCAAAATGCAAAGCCTTATTGAACCAAATAGAGAATTCACGCTTCATCGAGGGAATAAATCCATCTGTCGAACATATCTCGCAATTAGTCTTTAATAGATTTAAAGAAAAAGAATTTGAAGAGTTAGCCTACTTCGAACCCTTCTATCTAAAGGATTTCATGATCCTGAAAAAAAAATCTTCCATTTAA
- a CDS encoding M20 metallopeptidase family protein: protein MLNQDKIKKTAQNYFEKIRAVRQHIHANPELSFKEYKTSEFIQKHLKEAGISFTGGHVETGIIALIKGNNPDKKTLLLRADMDALPIQEKNEVSYKSLYPGIMHACGHDVHSACALGAALILNDLKEEWEGTVKIMFQPGEEVLPGGANLMIKGGVLENPKVDQAIALHVFPSMEAGKVGFKSGMYMASTDELYITVNGKGGHAAMPSEYINPLIIASEILLEINKRFTNSVSLKEMGGENIPTVVAFGKIEGKGATNVIPDKVEIAGTFRTMNEIWREKVHGELHKIIKTISEKYKIESSLRIEQGYPFLVNDEVLTKASISVAQNYLGKKNVEELPLRMTAEDFAFITQKVPSCFFRLGTANKNKGITSGVHTATFDIDEKALEVGMGLMAALAVNVLNSSATK, encoded by the coding sequence ATGCTAAATCAAGATAAAATAAAAAAAACAGCACAAAATTATTTTGAAAAAATTCGAGCGGTAAGGCAACACATACACGCCAATCCTGAACTCTCTTTTAAAGAATATAAAACCTCCGAATTTATTCAAAAACACTTAAAGGAGGCTGGCATTTCCTTCACAGGAGGACATGTAGAGACAGGAATAATTGCGTTGATAAAAGGGAATAATCCGGATAAAAAAACGCTTCTTTTACGCGCTGATATGGATGCTTTGCCTATTCAAGAAAAAAATGAAGTTTCTTATAAATCACTTTATCCTGGAATTATGCATGCTTGCGGACATGATGTTCATTCTGCATGTGCACTAGGAGCCGCTCTTATTTTAAACGATTTAAAAGAGGAATGGGAAGGGACTGTAAAGATTATGTTTCAACCAGGAGAAGAAGTTTTGCCAGGCGGTGCTAATCTTATGATAAAAGGAGGCGTGCTTGAAAATCCTAAAGTAGATCAGGCAATTGCTTTGCATGTTTTCCCCTCTATGGAAGCAGGCAAGGTAGGCTTTAAAAGCGGAATGTACATGGCCAGTACCGATGAACTTTATATAACCGTTAATGGTAAAGGAGGTCACGCTGCTATGCCTTCCGAGTATATTAACCCATTAATTATTGCCTCAGAAATTTTGTTGGAAATAAACAAGCGCTTTACAAATTCAGTTTCTTTAAAAGAAATGGGCGGAGAAAACATTCCAACCGTTGTGGCCTTTGGAAAAATTGAAGGGAAAGGTGCTACTAACGTTATTCCCGATAAGGTTGAAATTGCTGGTACTTTTAGAACAATGAATGAAATATGGCGCGAGAAAGTACACGGTGAATTACATAAAATTATAAAGACTATTTCCGAGAAATATAAAATAGAATCTTCATTACGTATTGAACAGGGTTATCCCTTTTTAGTAAACGATGAAGTGCTTACTAAAGCAAGTATTTCAGTTGCACAAAATTATCTTGGTAAAAAAAATGTAGAAGAGCTGCCGTTACGCATGACAGCTGAAGATTTCGCATTTATCACACAAAAAGTACCAAGTTGTTTTTTTAGATTAGGAACAGCAAATAAAAACAAGGGCATTACTTCTGGTGTTCACACAGCAACATTTGACATTGATGAAAAAGCTCTTGAAGTTGGCATGGGTTTAATGGCAGCACTTGCAGTGAATGTACTCAATTCTAGTGCAACTAAATAA